A single window of Polaribacter sp. SA4-10 DNA harbors:
- a CDS encoding O-methyltransferase, with translation MHFLPEKIDTYVVEHSQQEPKILQELSKETWQKVLNPRMLSGAFQGRILSMIAKLVQPKTILEIGTYTGYSALCLAEGLVSEGKIVTIDKNEELEPLQNKYFEKSGHRNQIEQFVGNAIEIIPTIDEKFDLVFIDADKSNYINYFHLIIDKMNPGGIILSDNVLWSGKVVEELDPKDKDTKVLLEYNKLLNSDARIETVLLPIRDGLTISRVK, from the coding sequence ATGCATTTTTTACCAGAAAAGATAGATACTTATGTTGTAGAACACTCGCAACAAGAACCAAAAATTTTACAAGAGTTAAGTAAGGAAACTTGGCAAAAGGTATTAAACCCAAGAATGTTAAGTGGCGCTTTTCAAGGACGAATTTTATCTATGATTGCTAAGTTAGTTCAACCAAAAACCATTTTAGAAATAGGAACCTATACGGGTTATTCTGCTTTATGTTTAGCAGAAGGTTTGGTATCTGAAGGAAAAATAGTTACAATTGATAAAAACGAAGAGTTAGAACCGTTACAGAACAAGTATTTTGAGAAATCTGGACATAGAAATCAGATAGAACAATTTGTTGGAAATGCGATAGAAATAATACCTACTATTGATGAAAAATTTGATTTAGTTTTTATTGATGCAGATAAATCTAACTACATAAATTATTTTCATTTAATTATTGATAAAATGAATCCTGGCGGAATTATTTTGTCTGATAATGTGCTTTGGAGTGGAAAAGTAGTAGAAGAATTAGATCCAAAAGATAAAGACACAAAAGTACTTTTAGAATACAATAAACTACTAAATTCTGATGCTAGAATAGAAACTGTTTTATTGCCAATTAGAGATGGATTAACAATTAGTAGAGTAAAGTAG
- a CDS encoding TrmH family RNA methyltransferase, with protein MRKLKNNELGRITVDEFKTTKKTPLIVVLDNIRSLNNIGSVFRTSDAFLIEKIYLCGITATPPNKDIHKTALGATESVAWEYVEDTFTLVEKLKKEKVKVLAIEQAENSTKLNNFYPKKDEKYAIVMGNEVKGVQQEVVNASDLCIEIPQLGTKHSLNISVTTGVVLWDLFQKMNIL; from the coding sequence ATGAGGAAATTAAAGAATAACGAGTTAGGAAGAATTACAGTTGATGAATTTAAAACTACAAAAAAAACACCTTTAATTGTAGTTTTAGACAATATTAGAAGTTTAAATAATATTGGTTCTGTTTTTAGAACTTCTGATGCTTTTTTGATTGAAAAAATTTACCTCTGCGGAATTACGGCAACACCACCAAATAAAGACATTCATAAAACTGCCTTAGGAGCAACAGAATCTGTAGCTTGGGAATATGTTGAAGATACATTTACTTTAGTTGAAAAATTAAAGAAAGAAAAAGTGAAAGTATTGGCTATTGAACAAGCAGAAAACAGCACAAAATTGAATAACTTTTATCCTAAGAAAGATGAAAAATATGCAATTGTTATGGGTAATGAGGTAAAAGGTGTGCAGCAAGAAGTTGTAAATGCGTCTGACTTGTGTATTGAAATACCACAATTAGGTACAAAACACTCTTTAAATATTTCTGTTACAACAGGGGTTGTTTTGTGGGATTTATTTCAGAAAATGAATATATTATAG
- a CDS encoding sigma-70 family RNA polymerase sigma factor codes for MSETVIHKIDSNKWIDSYADYLYNYTVVRVNDADLAKDLVQDTFFAGLKSAKNFQGKSTERTWLVSILKRKIIDHYRKINSKKGQAEVRMNFYDNGENEGSWIEERVPQSWDNQSEKDIENEELKSQLELCISKLPEKYAMVFRMKTIQEFETEEICKELDITASNLWVIIHRARTQLRKCMEDNWFKN; via the coding sequence ATGTCAGAAACTGTAATACATAAAATAGATTCTAATAAATGGATTGATTCTTACGCAGATTATTTATATAATTATACTGTGGTTAGAGTTAATGATGCTGATTTGGCAAAAGATTTAGTACAAGACACTTTTTTTGCAGGATTAAAATCTGCGAAAAATTTTCAAGGAAAATCTACAGAAAGAACTTGGTTAGTTTCTATTTTAAAAAGGAAAATTATTGATCATTATAGAAAAATAAATTCTAAAAAAGGGCAAGCTGAAGTTCGAATGAATTTCTATGATAATGGAGAAAATGAAGGGAGTTGGATAGAAGAAAGAGTTCCACAAAGTTGGGATAATCAATCTGAAAAAGACATTGAAAACGAAGAATTAAAAAGCCAGTTAGAGCTTTGTATAAGTAAATTACCAGAAAAATATGCAATGGTTTTTAGAATGAAAACTATTCAAGAATTTGAAACAGAAGAAATCTGTAAGGAACTAGACATCACTGCGTCAAATTTATGGGTAATTATTCATAGAGCAAGAACGCAATTAAGAAAGTGTATGGAAGATAATTGGTTTAAAAATTAA
- a CDS encoding DoxX family protein, which produces MKLLSNYPAEILILLFLIVTFLQSSIDKVLDWKGNVSFIKNHFKNSPLKNSVPLLLAVILFLEFFAGAIMVVGVYQLYTLGTKEIALLGIALSAIVLIFLLIGQRLAKDYAGAMSLAVYFIITVFGVFLLNN; this is translated from the coding sequence ATGAAATTACTATCAAATTATCCCGCAGAAATTCTAATATTACTTTTTTTAATTGTTACTTTTTTACAATCCAGTATTGATAAAGTATTAGACTGGAAAGGAAATGTTTCTTTTATTAAAAATCATTTTAAAAACTCTCCTCTCAAAAATAGTGTTCCTTTATTATTAGCCGTTATTTTATTTTTAGAATTTTTTGCTGGAGCCATAATGGTTGTTGGTGTTTATCAACTTTATACTTTAGGAACAAAAGAAATTGCTTTATTAGGAATAGCGCTTTCTGCTATCGTTTTAATATTTTTACTTATAGGTCAACGATTGGCAAAAGATTATGCAGGAGCAATGTCTTTAGCCGTCTATTTTATTATTACAGTCTTTGGTGTATTTTTATTAAATAATTAA
- a CDS encoding nuclear transport factor 2 family protein, which produces MSRIILLLIAGLFSVTIVAQEKTEEQLIKQTIKTFFDGLHKGDTTIMKATLHKDIKIQTTNTNKEGKKVLKTETREQLLKAVSNKKPIDIYLEKILSYAIKIDGNLASVWTPYEFYYNGNFSHCGANSFQLFNNNGKWEIIYLVDMRRRENCTYLKDKK; this is translated from the coding sequence ATGTCAAGAATTATTCTTTTACTAATTGCGGGGCTATTTTCAGTAACAATTGTAGCTCAAGAAAAAACAGAAGAACAGTTAATAAAACAAACCATTAAAACTTTTTTTGATGGATTACACAAAGGAGACACTACAATTATGAAGGCAACACTTCATAAAGACATAAAAATTCAAACAACAAATACAAATAAAGAAGGTAAAAAGGTGTTAAAAACGGAAACAAGAGAGCAGTTGTTAAAAGCAGTTTCGAATAAAAAACCAATAGATATTTATTTAGAAAAAATACTTTCTTACGCCATTAAAATTGATGGGAACCTAGCTTCAGTTTGGACACCTTATGAGTTTTATTACAATGGAAATTTTAGTCATTGTGGTGCAAACTCTTTTCAGCTTTTTAATAATAATGGCAAATGGGAAATTATTTATTTGGTAGATATGAGAAGAAGAGAAAATTGCACCTATTTAAAGGATAAAAAATAG
- the mutS gene encoding DNA mismatch repair protein MutS has translation MAKSTAKKVTPLMKQYNAIKVRYPDAMLLFRVGDFYETFGEDAKKAAGVLGITLTKRGAGSETETALAGFPYHSLNTYLPKLVKAGMRVAICDQLEDPKMTKTIVKRGVTELVTPGVSLNDEVLQTKTNNFLAAVHFDKNQLGISFLDVSTGEYLVAQGNAEYIDKLLQNFSPSEVLVQKQHKQQFLELFENRYYTFYLDDWIFQKEYANETLQNHFEVKSLKGFGIQDLKHGIIAAGAVMYYLSETQHNQLKHIQSISRIAEDNYVWMDRFTVRNLELYNPNSINAVTLLDVIDKTISPMGGRLLKRWLALPLKNIDEIKNRHELVKFFIDSDDFSQTVTYQLKQISDLERLISKVATGKASPREIVLLKDSLKAILPIKSSAESSKNATVKGLGNQLHNCNELIKKINETLFNDAPVNINKGNAIATGVHQELDDLRTISNSGKEYLDNMLKREIERTGITSLKISFNNVFGYYIEVRNSHKDKVPGEWIRKQTLVNAERYITEELKEYETKILGAEEKIAKLEQEIFSKLLQYIIQYVQIVQENAQIIAKIDCLLSFSVLAIDNNYVRPIMDESTDLDIKNGRHPVIEKQLPIDQTYIANDVVLNRNQQQIIMITGPNMSGKSAILRQTALIVLLAQMGSYVPAQNAKIGIVDKIFTRVGASDNISMGESTFMVEMNETASILNNLSERSLVLLDEIGRGTSTYDGISIAWAISEFLHEHPSKAKTLFATHYHELNEMTATFERIKNFNVSVKELKDTIIFLRKLVSGGSNHSFGIHVAKLAGMPNMVIHRANKILAKLEKNNKSAEVKDVLKQTQHEEMQLSFFQLDDPLLENIKEEILATNIDTLTPIEALMKLNEIKRMLIKN, from the coding sequence TTGGCAAAATCAACCGCTAAAAAGGTAACTCCGTTAATGAAACAATACAATGCAATTAAGGTGAGATATCCTGATGCAATGTTACTTTTTCGTGTTGGAGATTTCTATGAAACCTTTGGTGAAGATGCTAAAAAAGCGGCTGGAGTTTTAGGAATTACACTCACAAAACGTGGAGCAGGAAGTGAAACAGAAACAGCTTTAGCTGGTTTTCCATATCATTCTTTAAACACCTATTTACCTAAGTTAGTAAAAGCCGGAATGCGTGTTGCTATTTGCGATCAATTGGAAGATCCAAAAATGACAAAAACCATTGTAAAACGTGGTGTTACAGAATTAGTAACTCCTGGGGTTTCATTAAATGACGAAGTTTTACAAACCAAAACCAATAATTTTTTAGCTGCTGTTCATTTTGATAAAAATCAACTCGGAATTTCATTTCTTGATGTTTCTACAGGAGAATATTTGGTGGCGCAAGGAAATGCAGAATACATAGATAAACTGTTGCAAAACTTTAGTCCGAGTGAAGTTTTAGTCCAAAAACAACACAAACAACAATTTTTAGAATTATTTGAAAACCGATATTACACCTTTTATTTAGACGATTGGATTTTTCAAAAGGAATATGCAAACGAAACTTTACAGAATCATTTTGAAGTAAAAAGTTTAAAAGGTTTTGGAATTCAGGATTTAAAACACGGAATTATAGCCGCTGGTGCTGTGATGTATTATTTGTCTGAAACGCAACACAATCAGCTAAAACACATACAATCTATTAGCAGAATTGCTGAAGATAATTATGTTTGGATGGATCGTTTTACGGTTCGGAATTTAGAGCTTTACAATCCGAATTCTATTAATGCAGTTACGCTGTTAGATGTAATTGATAAAACTATTTCGCCAATGGGTGGACGTTTATTAAAACGTTGGTTGGCGCTTCCTTTAAAAAATATTGACGAGATTAAAAATCGTCATGAATTGGTAAAGTTTTTTATAGATTCTGATGATTTTTCTCAGACGGTAACCTATCAATTAAAACAAATATCCGATTTAGAAAGATTGATTTCTAAAGTAGCAACCGGTAAAGCTTCACCAAGAGAAATTGTCTTATTAAAAGACTCTTTAAAGGCGATTTTACCGATAAAATCATCCGCAGAAAGTAGCAAAAACGCTACTGTTAAGGGATTAGGAAATCAATTGCATAATTGCAACGAATTAATTAAAAAAATTAATGAAACCCTGTTTAATGATGCGCCTGTAAACATTAATAAAGGAAATGCAATTGCTACTGGCGTTCATCAAGAATTAGACGATTTACGTACAATTTCTAACTCTGGAAAAGAGTACTTAGATAACATGCTAAAGCGTGAAATTGAAAGAACAGGAATTACAAGTTTAAAGATTTCGTTCAACAACGTTTTTGGGTATTATATTGAAGTTAGAAACTCTCACAAAGACAAAGTTCCTGGAGAATGGATTCGTAAACAAACGTTGGTAAATGCAGAGCGTTATATTACGGAAGAACTTAAAGAATACGAAACAAAGATTTTAGGTGCTGAAGAGAAAATAGCAAAACTAGAACAAGAAATATTTTCTAAATTATTACAATATATCATTCAATATGTACAAATTGTGCAAGAAAATGCGCAAATTATTGCAAAAATTGACTGTTTATTGTCTTTTTCTGTTTTAGCGATTGATAACAACTATGTACGTCCGATTATGGATGAAAGTACCGATTTAGATATTAAAAACGGAAGACATCCTGTTATTGAAAAACAGTTGCCAATAGATCAAACTTATATTGCAAATGATGTTGTTTTAAACAGAAATCAGCAACAAATAATTATGATTACTGGACCAAATATGTCTGGTAAATCCGCAATTTTAAGACAAACAGCATTGATTGTTTTATTAGCACAAATGGGAAGTTATGTGCCTGCTCAAAATGCAAAAATTGGTATTGTAGATAAGATTTTTACGCGTGTTGGCGCAAGTGATAATATTTCTATGGGCGAATCTACTTTTATGGTAGAAATGAATGAAACCGCCTCTATTCTAAATAACCTTTCTGAGCGTAGTTTAGTTTTATTAGATGAAATTGGTCGTGGAACTTCTACTTATGACGGAATTTCTATTGCTTGGGCTATTTCTGAGTTCTTACATGAACATCCTTCTAAAGCAAAAACATTGTTTGCAACGCATTATCATGAATTGAATGAAATGACCGCTACTTTTGAGCGTATTAAAAACTTTAATGTGTCTGTAAAAGAGTTAAAAGACACTATTATTTTCTTACGTAAATTGGTTTCTGGAGGTTCTAATCATAGTTTTGGAATTCATGTAGCAAAACTTGCTGGAATGCCAAATATGGTGATTCATAGAGCTAATAAAATATTAGCGAAATTAGAAAAAAACAATAAAAGTGCAGAAGTTAAAGACGTTTTAAAACAAACGCAACATGAAGAAATGCAACTCAGCTTTTTTCAATTAGACGATCCCTTACTAGAAAACATTAAAGAAGAAATTCTTGCTACCAATATTGATACATTAACACCAATTGAGGCATTAATGAAATTGAATGAAATTAAGCGTATGTTGATTAAAAATTAA
- a CDS encoding twin-arginine translocase TatA/TatE family subunit, with protein sequence MNTTFLFISGPEIMIIMLIVVMVFGADKIPEIARGLGKGLRQVKDATNDIKKEINESSQKHGIDTDISKDIKNEVSKVKDNIDDLTGPIKRQL encoded by the coding sequence ATGAATACAACTTTTTTATTTATTAGTGGTCCAGAAATTATGATTATCATGTTAATTGTGGTGATGGTTTTTGGTGCAGATAAGATTCCTGAAATTGCCAGAGGTTTAGGTAAAGGATTGCGTCAAGTAAAAGACGCTACAAATGATATTAAGAAAGAAATAAACGAAAGTTCTCAAAAACACGGAATTGATACGGATATTTCTAAAGACATTAAGAACGAAGTGTCTAAAGTAAAAGATAATATTGATGATCTTACAGGACCTATAAAAAGGCAATTGTAA
- a CDS encoding 2-hydroxyacid dehydrogenase: protein MKILHLDTNHPLLLKQLCELGFINDEDYTSSKSEIEDKIHFYDGFIIRSRFSIDKKFIDKATNLKFIGRVGAGLENIDCDYAATKNIELIAAPEGNRSAVGEHSLALLLSLFNKLNKADKEVRNGKWLREENRGIELDGKTVGLIGYGNMGKSFAKKLRGFDVKAICYDIKPNVGDENCTQVSLTELQEKAEVVSLHTPQTVLTQNMINSDFIKNFKKNFWLINTARGKSVVTKDVVEALKSGKILGAGLDVLEYEKSSFENLFSEDKMPDAFKYLINSENVLLSPHVAGWTIESKEKLAQTIVDKIKAKFC, encoded by the coding sequence ATGAAAATCCTTCACTTAGACACAAACCATCCTCTTTTACTTAAACAACTCTGCGAGTTGGGTTTTATTAATGATGAAGATTATACTTCTTCAAAATCTGAAATTGAAGATAAAATTCATTTTTACGATGGTTTTATAATTAGAAGTCGTTTTTCTATTGATAAAAAATTTATTGACAAAGCAACAAACCTTAAATTTATTGGACGCGTTGGTGCTGGTTTAGAAAACATAGATTGTGATTATGCCGCAACTAAAAATATAGAATTAATTGCTGCGCCAGAAGGAAATAGAAGTGCAGTTGGGGAACATTCTTTAGCCCTGTTATTATCACTTTTTAACAAACTAAACAAAGCTGATAAAGAAGTTAGAAATGGAAAATGGTTGCGTGAAGAAAATCGCGGAATTGAACTCGATGGAAAAACTGTTGGTTTAATTGGCTATGGAAATATGGGGAAATCTTTTGCTAAAAAACTTCGAGGATTTGATGTAAAAGCAATTTGTTATGATATAAAACCAAATGTTGGCGATGAAAATTGCACACAAGTTTCTTTAACTGAATTACAAGAAAAAGCAGAAGTTGTAAGTTTACACACACCACAAACTGTACTCACACAAAATATGATAAATTCTGATTTTATAAAGAATTTTAAAAAGAATTTTTGGTTGATAAATACTGCCCGTGGAAAATCTGTTGTTACAAAAGATGTAGTTGAAGCTTTAAAATCAGGTAAGATTTTAGGAGCTGGTTTAGATGTCTTAGAATATGAAAAATCATCTTTTGAAAACCTTTTCTCTGAAGATAAAATGCCAGACGCATTCAAATATTTAATCAATTCAGAAAATGTACTTTTATCTCCACATGTTGCAGGTTGGACAATTGAAAGCAAAGAGAAATTAGCACAAACAATTGTTGATAAAATAAAAGCAAAATTTTGTTAA
- the panB gene encoding 3-methyl-2-oxobutanoate hydroxymethyltransferase — MSVAKKEYKRVTVKSLVDMKSNGEKISMLTAYDYTMAKIVDGAGIDVILVGDSASNVMAGHETTLPITLDQMIYHASSVVRAIDRCLVVVDLPFGSYQSDPKEALRSAIRIMKESGGHSIKLEGGREIKESIKRILNAGIPVMGHLGLTPQSIYKFGTYTVRAKEEEEAEKLMEDALMLERIGCFAIVLEKVPAKLAQKVAESISIPVIGIGAGNGVDGQVLVTHDMIGMTHEFNPRFLRRYLDLYKDMTGAFETYINDVKSGDFPSDKEQY; from the coding sequence ATGTCTGTAGCAAAAAAAGAATATAAGAGAGTTACCGTAAAATCTTTGGTAGACATGAAGTCTAACGGAGAAAAAATTTCTATGTTAACTGCTTATGATTATACCATGGCTAAAATTGTTGATGGAGCAGGAATTGACGTAATACTTGTGGGTGATTCTGCTTCTAATGTAATGGCGGGTCATGAAACAACTTTACCAATAACTTTAGATCAAATGATTTATCATGCAAGTTCTGTGGTAAGAGCAATAGACCGCTGTTTGGTTGTTGTAGATTTACCTTTTGGTAGTTATCAGTCTGACCCAAAAGAAGCATTACGTTCTGCAATTAGAATTATGAAAGAAAGTGGTGGACATTCAATTAAATTAGAAGGAGGAAGAGAGATTAAAGAATCAATTAAACGTATTTTAAATGCGGGTATTCCTGTAATGGGACATTTAGGTTTAACGCCTCAATCTATCTATAAATTTGGTACGTATACTGTAAGAGCAAAGGAAGAAGAGGAAGCAGAAAAATTAATGGAAGACGCATTAATGTTAGAAAGAATTGGATGTTTTGCAATTGTTTTAGAAAAAGTTCCTGCAAAATTAGCTCAAAAAGTAGCAGAAAGTATTTCAATTCCTGTAATTGGAATTGGTGCTGGAAATGGTGTTGATGGGCAAGTTTTAGTCACGCATGATATGATAGGAATGACACATGAATTTAATCCTCGTTTTTTACGTAGATATTTAGATTTATATAAAGACATGACGGGTGCTTTTGAAACCTATATTAATGATGTAAAAAGTGGCGATTTCCCAAGTGATAAAGAGCAGTATTAA
- a CDS encoding class I SAM-dependent methyltransferase produces MGKEKEFFKRLEPFLNCKDYSVSKESYEVMLNKKYEMLVTSPIPLDLENYYKSEDYISHTDSKKTLFNKVYQKVRSYTLNKKLALINSFNTEGKSILDVGAGTGDFLKVCKTNGWTTFGVEPNSAARTIAEKKNIILLEKLENIQNKTFDVISLWHVLEHVENLTKYISTLKKLLKENGILIIAVPNFKSYDANYYKEYWAAFDVPRHIWHFSQTSIKKLFLEENMIVEKTLPMKFDSYYVSLLSEKYKSGKMKPFSSLYRGFLSNFKARKSSEYSSLIYILKNK; encoded by the coding sequence ATGGGGAAAGAAAAAGAGTTTTTTAAAAGATTAGAACCTTTTTTAAACTGTAAAGATTATTCAGTTTCTAAAGAAAGTTATGAAGTAATGCTCAATAAAAAATATGAGATGTTAGTTACTTCGCCAATTCCTTTAGATTTAGAAAATTATTATAAAAGTGAAGATTATATTTCTCATACAGATAGTAAAAAAACACTCTTTAATAAAGTGTATCAAAAAGTAAGAAGTTATACTTTAAATAAAAAATTAGCTTTAATCAATTCTTTTAATACGGAAGGTAAAAGCATTTTAGATGTTGGTGCAGGAACGGGAGATTTTTTAAAAGTTTGTAAAACGAATGGTTGGACTACTTTTGGTGTAGAACCAAATTCTGCGGCGAGAACTATTGCAGAAAAAAAGAATATTATTCTATTAGAAAAATTAGAAAACATACAAAACAAAACATTCGATGTAATTTCTCTTTGGCATGTTTTAGAACATGTAGAAAACTTAACTAAATATATTTCTACACTAAAAAAACTTCTAAAAGAAAACGGAATATTAATAATTGCAGTTCCTAATTTTAAAAGTTATGATGCGAACTATTATAAAGAATATTGGGCTGCTTTTGATGTGCCAAGACATATTTGGCACTTTTCACAAACGTCAATTAAAAAATTATTTTTAGAAGAAAATATGATTGTTGAAAAAACACTACCAATGAAATTTGATTCTTATTATGTTTCTTTATTAAGTGAAAAATATAAGTCCGGTAAAATGAAACCGTTTTCTTCCTTATATCGTGGTTTCTTATCAAATTTTAAAGCAAGAAAATCTTCTGAGTATTCTTCTTTGATTTATATTCTTAAAAACAAGTAA
- a CDS encoding RNA methyltransferase has product MVNNLEQGFFGIGIQNGKTPENLGVLWRSAQNMGASFIFTIGNRYAKQACDTHKAIGAMPYFHYDTFNDFFNNLPKGAMLVGVELDEKAAQLETFVHPKRCVYLLGAEDHGLSNTAIEKSHHLVKFKSELSLNVSVAGSIIMYDRQAKLNFKVS; this is encoded by the coding sequence ATGGTAAACAATTTAGAACAAGGTTTTTTCGGAATTGGAATTCAGAATGGAAAAACACCTGAAAATTTAGGTGTATTATGGCGTTCTGCACAAAATATGGGCGCTAGTTTTATTTTTACCATTGGCAATCGCTATGCAAAACAAGCTTGCGATACTCACAAAGCTATTGGTGCAATGCCTTATTTTCATTACGATACTTTTAACGATTTCTTTAACAATCTTCCTAAAGGAGCGATGTTAGTTGGTGTAGAATTAGATGAAAAAGCAGCACAATTAGAAACTTTCGTGCACCCTAAACGTTGTGTTTATCTATTAGGCGCAGAGGATCATGGATTGTCTAATACAGCAATTGAAAAATCACATCATTTAGTGAAATTTAAATCTGAGTTGAGTTTAAACGTATCCGTTGCAGGAAGCATCATTATGTATGATAGACAAGCAAAATTAAATTTTAAGGTTTCATAA
- the mnmG gene encoding tRNA uridine-5-carboxymethylaminomethyl(34) synthesis enzyme MnmG, which yields MSLFSTTYDVIVVGGGHAGSEAAAASANLGAHTLLITMNLQNIAQMSCNPAMGGIAKGQIVREIDALGGYSAIVTDKTAIQFKMLNKSKGPAMWSPRVQSDRMQFAECWRTMLEQTKNLDFYQDSVNGLLFDGDKIIGVKTVLGLEIKAKTVIITAGTFLNGLIHIGNKSFGGGRAGEGASTGITEELVKKGFESGRMKTGTPPRVDGRSLDYSKMIEQPGDEFTEKFSYLPTTKALVKQRSCWLTYTNLNVHDSLREGFDRSPMFNGRIKSTGPRYCPSIEDKIDRFATKDRHQIFVEPEGWTTVEMYVNGFSTSLPEDIQDKAIRSVEGFENVKFLRYGYAIEYDFFQPTQLKHSLETKLIENLFFAGQINGTTGYEEAAAQGLMAGVNAALKVQEKEPFVLKRNEAYIGVLIDDLITKGTEEPYRMFTSRAEYRTLLRQDNADLRLTPLAFKLGLASKERLERVIEKQRKTDLLIKFLNETSVRKEEINPILEAKGLALITQSMKLFKIAARPQLSFSDFKNVKKLSDFVEDNSIDKEVIEQAEIHLKYSGYIDKEKNNADKLNRLESVMIPSKFNYHKVQSLSYEAREKLSKIQPTSISQASRISGVSPSDISVLLVFMGR from the coding sequence ATCCTGCAATGGGAGGAATTGCAAAAGGACAAATTGTAAGAGAAATTGATGCTTTAGGTGGTTACAGTGCTATTGTTACTGATAAAACAGCTATTCAGTTTAAGATGCTGAATAAATCTAAGGGACCTGCAATGTGGAGTCCAAGAGTTCAATCAGATAGAATGCAATTTGCAGAATGCTGGAGAACAATGTTAGAACAAACTAAGAATTTAGATTTTTATCAAGATTCTGTAAATGGTTTGTTGTTTGATGGGGATAAAATTATTGGAGTTAAAACTGTATTAGGTTTAGAGATAAAAGCTAAAACAGTTATAATTACGGCGGGCACTTTTTTAAACGGATTAATACATATTGGTAATAAAAGTTTTGGTGGTGGTAGAGCAGGTGAAGGAGCTTCTACTGGAATTACAGAAGAATTAGTTAAAAAAGGTTTTGAATCTGGTAGAATGAAAACTGGAACTCCACCAAGAGTTGATGGACGTTCTTTAGATTATTCTAAAATGATTGAACAACCTGGTGATGAATTTACAGAAAAGTTTTCTTATTTACCAACCACAAAAGCGCTAGTAAAGCAACGTTCATGTTGGTTGACATATACTAATTTAAACGTGCATGATTCATTGCGCGAAGGTTTTGACAGATCACCAATGTTTAATGGTAGAATTAAATCTACGGGTCCAAGATACTGTCCTTCAATTGAAGATAAAATTGATCGATTTGCAACAAAAGACAGGCATCAAATTTTCGTAGAACCAGAAGGTTGGACGACCGTTGAAATGTATGTAAATGGGTTTTCAACTTCTCTTCCAGAAGATATCCAAGACAAAGCAATTCGCTCAGTTGAAGGTTTTGAAAATGTAAAGTTTTTAAGATATGGTTACGCGATAGAGTATGATTTCTTTCAGCCAACACAATTAAAACATTCTTTAGAAACAAAGTTAATTGAAAACTTATTTTTTGCAGGTCAGATTAACGGAACAACAGGTTATGAAGAAGCTGCTGCACAAGGGTTAATGGCTGGTGTAAATGCGGCCTTAAAAGTGCAAGAAAAAGAGCCTTTTGTTCTAAAAAGAAATGAGGCTTACATTGGTGTTTTAATAGACGATTTAATTACAAAAGGTACAGAAGAACCATATAGAATGTTTACTTCTCGAGCAGAATATAGAACGCTGTTAAGACAAGATAATGCAGATTTAAGATTAACTCCATTAGCTTTTAAATTGGGTTTAGCTTCAAAAGAAAGATTGGAAAGAGTTATAGAGAAGCAACGTAAAACAGATTTACTAATTAAATTTTTGAATGAAACTAGTGTTCGTAAAGAAGAAATAAACCCTATTTTAGAAGCTAAAGGTTTGGCTTTAATTACTCAATCTATGAAGCTTTTTAAAATTGCAGCTAGACCACAATTGTCTTTTTCTGATTTTAAGAATGTTAAAAAATTAAGTGATTTTGTAGAAGATAATTCAATTGATAAAGAGGTCATAGAGCAAGCAGAAATTCATTTAAAATACTCTGGTTATATTGATAAAGAAAAGAACAATGCAGATAAATTAAATAGGTTAGAAAGTGTTATGATTCCTTCTAAATTTAATTATCATAAAGTGCAATCTCTTTCTTACGAAGCAAGAGAGAAATTAAGTAAAATTCAACCAACATCAATATCACAAGCAAGCAGAATTAGTGGCGTTTCCCCAAGTGATATTTCAGTACTTCTTGTTTTTATGGGTAGGTAA